From Stenotrophomonas sp. SAU14A_NAIMI4_8:
GGTCAGCCATGGCGGACCGCTGCGGATGGTGCTGTCGCTGGTCTGTGGCCTGCCGCTGTCGCTGTGCTGGGCGCTGCGCATCGACCACGGCACGCGCCTGCGGGTGTGGGTCGAGCGCGGTGAAGTGGGGTTGGTGGGCGAACTGCTGGAGCTGCAGCAGCCCTGAGTGCGTCGCCGGGCAGGGCCCGGCGCTACCCGACGAATACCGGGCCATGCCCGGCGGAGACGCGCGCACACCGGTAGCGCCGGGCCATGCCCGGCGAGCGCGGCGACCTCAATCTTCGTCGGCGCTGTCTGTGTCGTTGTCGTTGCCGCCGTCATCGAAGCGCTGCTCGTGCACCGGGCCCGAGGCCGGGCCGGCAGCCTTCAACGGGTGTGCGGCAATGCGCGCTTCGTAGTCCTGTACCAGCGCTTCGCGCTGCGGCTCGCTCAGCTCCTGCCAGTGGCAGTCCAGCAGTGCGCCTTCCAGCGAATAGAGCAGGTTCAGGCTGGGCTTGAAGCCGGCCCGCTTGACCTTCACGAAGGCCCCGACCGCGCCCAGCGCGGCCAGGTCCTCGCGGCTGCGCAGACCGACCTGGCGCAGCCAGGCCGCACTCTTCGGGCCGATGTTGCGCAGCTTGGCCGCGCTCATCCCAACGCCTCCACGAACACGCGGGCGATGGCTTCCAGGCCGGCCTGGTCGTCACCATCGAAGCGGGCGACCTTGGGGCTGTCGATGTCGAACACGCCGATCAGTTCATCGCCGCGCAGCAGCGGCACCACCAGTTCCGAACGCGAGGCCGAATCGCAGGCGATGTGGCCGGGGAAGGCATCCACGTCCTCCACGCGCTGGGTCACGCGCTGGCTGGCGGCGGCACCGCACACGCCCTTGTCCAGCGGAATGCGCACGCAGGCGGGCAGGCCCTGGAACGGGCCGACGACCAGCTCCTTGCCGTCGTACAGGTAGAAGCCCACCCAGTTCAGGTCGGGCAGGGCGTGGTAGACCAGTGCAGAGAGGTTGGCCGCATTGGCGATGCGGTCGGTCTCGCCGTAGACCAGGCCACGGGCCTGTTCCAGCAGCTGGGCGTATTGTTCCGGCTTGCTGCCGGTAAGCGAGGCGTTGGCGAACATGGCCGCAGTCTAGCAAGCGCGCCCGGCCAGCGATAATGAACGCTCTGTTGCCCTGCTGGAGCCCTTGCCATGCCGTTGCCCACCGTGTTGCCACCGGCGCTGTTCGTCACCGGCACCGATACCGAGATCGGCAAGACCGCGGCCAGTACCGCGCTGCTGCACGCGCTGCGCCGGCGCGGCCTGCGCGCGGTGGGCATGAAGCCGGTGGCCAGTGGCAGCCACGATCTGGGCGAAGGGCTGCGCAACGACGATGCGCTGGCGCTGCAGGCGGCCAGTGACCCGGTGCCGGCCTATGCCGATCTGAACCCGTATGCGCTGCGGCAGCCGCTGGCGCCGGAGCTGGCCGCTGCCGAAGACGGGGTGCAGGTGCAGCTGGCGCCGATCGTGGCGGCCTTCGAGCGCCTGCGCGCCACCGCCGATACCGTGGTGGTGGAAGGCGTGGGCGGCTGGATGGCGCCGCTGTCGGCAGAGCTGGACCAGCTGGACCTGGTGCGCGCACTGCGGCTGCCGGTGGTGCTGGTGGTCGGCCTGCGGCTGGGCTGCGTGAACCACGCGCGGCTGACTGCGCAATCGCTGCAGGCGGCCGGCGTGGAGTGCCTGGGCTGGATCGGCAACCACATCGACCCGGCCATGCAGCGCCAGGACGAAAACATGGCCACGCTGGTGCAGCGCCTGCCGATGCCCTGCTGGGGCCGGCTGCCCCATCTGCCCGGTGCCGATGGCCGAACCCTGAGCGAGCACCTGGGCGCAGAGCAGCGCGCGGGCCAGCGGTAGAGTCGAGTGTCAGTCGACTATCGCGCGCAGGGCGGGGTTTCGGGCGTTCCATCGGAAGCAGTCGACTGACAGTCGACTCTACCCCGTCGTCACCCTGAGCGAGCACCTGGGCCCGGGTCAGCGCGCGGAGCAGCGGTAGAGTCGACTGTCAGTCGACTATCGCGCGCAGCGCGGGGTTTTCAGGCGCTCTACCGGAAGCAGTCGACTGACAGTCGACTCTACCCCGTCGTCCCCCTACCGTCGTCGATTCCAGCCGCTCATCACCGTGCCGCCAACGCCCGCGCGATCGCGCCCAACCGTTCCACTGCGCCGACGAACCGTGCATCCAGGCTCTGGCAGCACGACAGCCGCAGGCAGTGGCGGTAGCGGGCGCCGCGCGAGTAGACGTGCCCAGGCATGAACACGATGTCCTGCTGCAACGCGCGTTCGAACAGCTCGCCGGTGTCCACGCCGGGCACTTCCAGCCACAGCAGGAAGCCGCCCGACGGCTCGGTGGCGCGCGTGCCGGCCGGGAAGTGCTCGGCCACCAGTTGCCGCAGGCGGCCCACCTGTTCGCGGTACAGCCGGCGCATGCGATGCAGGTGGTGCTCGTAGCCACCGCCCTCCAGGTACGCGGCCACGGCATCGGCCAGGAACTGCGGCTCGCCGCCGGTGCTCTGGAATTTCAGCAGTGCGATGCGTTCGGCGAAGCGCCCGCCATCGAGCCAACCGATGCGGTAGTCCGGCGCCAGCGTCTTGGAAAAGCCGCCCACCACCATCACCCAGCCGTCGCGATCGAAGGCCTTCAGCAGTGGCGCCGGTGGCTCGCTGAACTGCAGTTCGGCGTACACCGCATCTTCGATCAGGGGCAGTTGGCGGGCGTTGACCAGCTCGGCCAGGCGCTGCTTTTCGGCCACCGGCATGCTGCAGCCCAGCGGGTTGTGCACGGTGGGCATCACCACCACGGCCGCCAGCGCGGTGTGGTCCAGCAGGGTGGCCAGTGCGTCAACATCCAGCCCGTGTTGCGGGTGGGTGGGAATTTCGATGGCACGCAGGCCCAGGTTGGCCAGCAGCGGGTACAGATTGAAGTAGGACGGCGCCTCGATGCCTACCGCATCGCCGGGCTCGGCCACCGCGCGCAGCGCCAGCTGCAGTGCCTCCATCGCACCGTGGGTCAGCAGCAGCCGGTCGGCATGGGTGTGCAGGCCCATGCGCGGGCCGCGGCGCACGATCTGCGCCAGCAACCGCGGTGAGCCGTTGGTGCGTGCGTAGGTTTCCAGCGTGTGCTGGCCGTGGCGCAGCACCTGCGCCGTGTGCCGGGCCAGCTGCGCGCCGGGGTAGAACTGGCGGCCGCGCGGGCCGGCGAACGCCAGATCGACCACGCGGGGGCGCTGCTGCGCGGCCAGCACCCGCGCCATCAACGCGTGTTGCTGCGGCGCGGTGGGGGCCGACGGCGCATCACGCAGCGAGCGCTGCGGCGCGGACAGTCGTGGTGCTACCTCGAAGCCGGCCTTGGGGCGCGGGATCACCAGACCGGCATCTTCAAGTTGCCGGTAGGCGGCGATCACGGTGTTCAGGCTCAGCTGGCGCTGCGAGGCCATCTGCCGCAGCGAGGGCAGGCGGCTGCCGACCGGTAGCCGCCCGCCATGGATGGCTTCGGCCAGCTCGTCGGACAGGCGCTGGTAGCGGGGCGCGGCCACGCTGGCCTGCTCATCTGTATCCATCATTCTGGCCATGGTCTGGCTCTGTACCCGTCATGCCCGCGAGCCTAGCATGTTGCTGTCGGCCCGGCCTGATCGGGGCAGGGCCGAACTTTCACAGCGCACGGCCCTGGTGGCCGTGCGCTTTTTTTTGCGGCGGGTTCGTGGCGTCGCGCTTGCTGTACCGATTGACCCAGGTAGAGTCGAGCTTGCTCGACTGATCGGCAAAGCAGTCGAGCAAGCTCGACTCTACGACAGCGGACGTCGAGCGCGCTCGACGGTGGGGTGCCATCAGCGCATCGGCACCAGCGTGGGCTGGCGGCGGTACAGCGCCGGGAACTGGCGGCCCAGCGCGGCCAGCTTCGGTGCGTCGTAGTAACGGATGTAGGCCGCCTGCGGATAGTTGGCCATGTAGTTCTGGTGGTAGGCCTCGGCCGGGTAGAAGCGCTGGCCGCTGGCGATCTGGGTGACGATCGGCGCGCGGTAGACACCGGCCTGCTGCAGCTGGCCGACGTAGGCGCGGCTGGCTGCCAGCTGGCGGGCATCGTCGCTGAAGATCGCCGAGCGGTACTGGCTGCCATGGTCCGGGCCCTGGCGGTTCAACTGGGTCGGGTCGTGTGCCACGGCGAAGAACACCTGTAGCAGCTGGCCGTAGCTGACCTGGCGCGGATCGTAGTCCACCTTCACCGCTTCGGCATGGCCGGTATCACCGCGGCTGACCCGTTCGTAGCGCGCGTTGGCGGCGCTGCCACCGGCATAGCCGGACACGGCATTGCTCACGCCCTTCACGTGCTGGAACACGCCCTGCACGCCCCAGAAGCAGCCACCGGCGAACACCACGCTGGCGTGTGTGGCATCGTCGGCGAAGGCGGCCGCACCGGTCGGCGCCGGCAAGGCCATGGGCGCAGGCGCGTCAACCGGGGCGGCCACGGCACCCCGGTCCAGCAACAGCACGCCTGCCACCAGTGCGCTGGCGACCAGGCCGGCCACGCCGGCGGCAATTCCCTGTTCAAAGGACAGCTTCATCGCATCCTCCCGGTTCAACCGAAGGTAAAGGCGTAGGCCTGCACGCCCGCATCAAGGAACTCGATCTCGAAACGGTGCGGCGCTACCGCACCGCGCTGGCGCACCAATTGGTACAGCCGGTGTTCGTCGACCACGCCGCTGCCATCGGCGCGCACATCCGCGCCGGCGTCCGCGGCAGGCAACGGTTTGCCATCCAGCAGCACGCGGAAGCGCACCGGGCGACCATCCGCGCCGGGGGCCAGCACCAGATGCAGGTCGCGTGCATGGAACTGGAAGCCGATGCGACCGCCGCTCTGCTGCAGTTGCGCGGCCTCATCGATTACCGTCCAGCGCCCGGCCAGGCCCCACTGGTTCAACTGCAGCGCAGCAGGCAGGGTGTAGTCGAACGACGTGTCGTCGCGCTGGCCGCCGGGCGAGGCGAACTGTTCGGCACGCGCATGGCCCAGGTAGGTTTCCGGTGAACGCAGGTTGCCCATGTCGGCCTGCGCGGCCACGCCCTGCAGGTCAGCGGCGGCAGGGTCGGCCGGTGCCGGCAGATCGATCTGCCCGGCCTCGGTCAGCAGGCGACGGATCACCTGTTCGGAATGCGCATAGTTGCCCTCGCCGAACTGGTGCGCACGGATGTTGCCCTGCGCATCCACGAAGTAGTGCGCTGGCCAGTAATTGTTGTTGAACGCGCGCCAGATGGCGTACTGGTTGTCCAGCGCCACCGGGTAGTCAACCTTCAGCTGCTGCACGGCCTTCATCACGTTGCGCGGGTCGCGTTCGAAGGCGAATTCCGGCGTGTGCACGCCGATCACCACCAGGCCGTGGTCGCGGTAGCGGCGTTCCCACTCGTGCACGTAGGGCATGGCGCGCAGGCAGTTGATGCACGAGTAGGTCCAGAAATCGATCAGCACGACTTTGCCGCGCAGCTGCTCGCGGTCCAGCGGCGGGCTGTTCAACCAGCCGGTGGCGCCGGTCAGTGCGGGCAGGGTGCCTTCCATGGGCAACGGTGCATCGGCCGCCGCAGCGCTGGCCGACATCATCATCGACGGCGGCGAAGGTTGCGCGCCGGGCACGGCATCGAGCAGACCCTGTTCGATGCGCGCGGTGCTGACCGTGGACAGGCGGGTCAGCAGGCCGGTATCCCAGCCCAGGCCGATGGCCACCACGGCCAGCAGCGCGGCAACGCCCAGCACCTTGCGCACGGCGTCGCCCAGGCCCAGGCGCGCCTGCAACGCACGGAACACGCGCCCGCCCACCCATACGGCCAGCGCCAGCGCGGTGATCGCACCCAGTGCATAGGCCAGCAGCAGGGCACTGGTGCCCACGCTGGCGCCATGCAGGGCGGCGCCGGTCAGCACCAACCCCAGGATCGGGCCGGCGCAGGGCGCCCACAGCAGGCCGGTGGCAATGCCGATCAGCAGCGAGGTACCGGCGCCACCCCGGCCGGCGGCATCGGCGGCGTCAGCACGCGCGCTCAATCGCGCACCCACGCGCTGGAACGGCGCCAGCAGGTGGTCGGCCAGGCGCGGCCACAGCAGCGCCAACGCGAACAGCGCCATCAGCACCAGCGCCACCCAGCGCCCGATCTGGTTGGCCTGCGCCACCCATTGGCTGCCGACGGCGGCCAGGCTGGCCACCACGGTGAAGGTGAGCGCCATGCCCAGCAGCAGCGGCAGGGTGCTGCGCAGGAACGGCCGGTCGGCGCGCGCGAACACGAACGGCAGCACCGGCAGGATGCACGGGCTGAGCAGGGTCAGGGCACCGCCCAGGTAAGACAGCAACAGCAACAGCATGGTCAGGCTCCTGCAGCAGAAGAAGAGGCACCCACGGGCACGCGCCAGCCGCCGGCGGCGTCCTGCCGTGCCGGGCCGGGCTGGAACAGCAGCGCCACCCCGTTCATGCAGTAGCGCAGCCCGGTGGGGCGCGGGCCGTCGTTGAAGACGTGGCCCAGGTGGCCACCGCAGCGCCGGCAATGCGCTTCCACCCGCAACATGCCGAAGGTGGTATCGCGGTCCTCGCCCACGGCGTTGTGCAGCGGCGCCCAGAAGCTGGGCCAGCCGGTGCCGCTGTCGAACTTGGTGGACGAGGAGAACAACGGCAGGCCGCAGCCAGCGCAGACGAAGGTGCCGCTGCGGTGCTCGCGGTCCAGCGGACTGCTTCCGGCACGTTCGGTGGCCTGCTGGCGCAGCACCGCGTACTGCGCCGGGGTCAGCAGTCGGCGCCATTCGGCATCGCTGCGCATCACTTCAAACTGGCGTTGCGGGCGCGCTTCAGCCGCGGCCGGCGTGGCCCGGCTGCAGGCGGCCAGGCCCAGCAGGCCAGCGGCGGTGGCGGCACCGCCCAGACCCAGCAGGTGGCGTCGGGTGAGGGGCATGGCGGACTCCGGGAAGGGGCGACGGGGCCATGCTGCGCCCGCCCGGGTCAACGAATCCTCACGCAGGATTCAATTTTTCGTGAGGTATCGGCCGCCTTCCCGCGCCACAATGCGGGCAGCCTCCCCACTGGCCCCGAGCTGCCGATGTCCGCAAAACGCGTCCTGATCGTCGAAGACGATGCCCATATCGCTGATCTGCTGCGCATGCACCTGGCCGACGAAGGCTATGAGGTGATGCACGCGGCCACCGGCGATGCCGGCCTGCACCTGCTGGAACAGGATGGCCCGTGGGACGCGCTGGTGCTGGATGTGATGCTGCCGGGCGTGGACGGGCTGCAGGTCTGCCAGCGTGCGCGTTCGATGGCGCGCTACGTGCCGATCATCATCATCAGTGCGCGCGGCAGCGAGACCCAGCGCATCGTCGGCCTGGAGCTGGGCGCCGATGACTACCTGGCCAAACCCTTTTCCATGCCCGAGCTGGTGGCGCGGGTGCGCGCGCTGCTGCGCCGTGCCGAAGCGATGGCCCAGAGCGCCCGCATCGATGCCGGTGCGATCGATCTGGGCGGGCTGCGGCTGGATCCGGTCGCGCGCACCGCGTCGGTGGAAGGCAACGCGCTGGAACTGACCCCGCGTGAGTTCGACCTGCTGCTGTTCTTCGCCCGCCACCCCGATCAGGTGTTCGCCCGCATGGAACTGCTGAACCAGGTGTGGGGCTACCAGCACGATGGCTACGAGCACACGGTGAACACCCATATCAACCGCCTGCGCAGCAAGATTGAAACCGACCCGGCCAACCCGCGCCGGCTGCTGACCGTGTGGGGGCGCGGCTACAAGCTGGTGGACCCGGCCGGGGCGGGCGCATGATCACGCCGAACCTGTGGCAGAAACTGGCGGCGGTGATCGCCGCGCTGATGCTGGTGTGCTGCATGGCCTTGCTGGCGCTGCAGATGCGCGCCAATACCCGGCACGAACAGGAAGTGGTGCAGCGGCTGTCGCTGGGCCTGGCCGAGCACATCGCCCAGCGCAGCGAACTGATGGACACCAGCGGCATGCGCGACGCTGCCGTGCGCGCGCTGTTCGGCCAGCTGATGGCGGTCAACCCCAGCGTGGAGGTGTACCTGCTGGACGAGCAGGGCCGCATCCTCGGCCACGATGCGCCCAGCGGCCACCTGCGGCGCGACCGCGTGGACGTGGCGCCGCTGCGCCGGCTGCTTGCAGGCGCGCCGCTGCCGATCCTGGGCGACGATCCGCGCAGCGAGCGTGGCCGCAAGGTGTTCAGCGTGGCGCCGCTGGTGGTGCAGGGGCGTCCGGCCGGCTATGTGTACGTGGTGCTGGTGGGCGAGCACCGGCAGATGCTGGCCGACGATCTGGCCGCCAGCAGCCAGTGGAACACCACGCTGTGGTCGATCGTGCTGGTCGGCAGCCTGGGCGTGCTGGCCGGCCTGCTGGCCTTCTACTGGGTCACCCGACCGCTGCGGCGGCTGACCCGGCGCATCCAGGCGTTCGACATCGACGCGCCCTCGGTGTTGCCGCCGTTGGCACCGCTGCGCCCCGGCGAGCGCGATGAACTGAAGATCCTCGAACATGCCCATGCGCAGATGGCGCAGCGCCTGGGCGAGCAGTGGCAGCAGCTGCGCCAGCAGGATCTGCAGCGGCGCGAACTGGTGGCCAACATCTCGCATGATCTGCGCACGCCGCTGTCGTCGCTGCATGGTTATCTGGAAACCATGGCGCTGAAGGAGGCCACGTTGGCGCCGGACGAACGCCGCCGCTATCTGGGCATCGCCCTGGCGCAGAGCGCGAAGGTGGGCCGACTTGCACGCGCGCTGTTCGAACTGGCGCGGCTGGAACACGGTGAAGTGCGCCTGGAATGGGAGGTGTTCGCGCTGCCCGAGCTGGTGCAGGACGTACTGCAGAAGTTCGAACTGGCGGCACAGGCACGTGGGCAGCGGCTGCACGCCGACGTGCCGCAGGGCCTGCCGCTGGTGCGTGCCGATCTGGGCCTGGTGGAGCGCGTGCTGACCAACCTGCTGGACAATGCGCTGCGCCACGCCCCGGAAGGTGGGCAGGTCACGCTGACCCTGCGCGCCACAGAGGACAGCGTGCAGGTGAGCGTGGCCGACGATGGTCCCGGCGTGGCACCGGCGCTGCGCGATGGCCTGTTCCAGGCACCGGCAGCGCTGGGCGCGCGGCGTGGCGACAATGGCGGGCTGGGCTTGCTGATCGTGCAGCGCATCGTGCAGCTGCATGGCCGCCGCATCGAACTGCGCGACAGCGCGCAGGGTGCGCTGTTCGTGTTCAGCCTACCGCGCGCGGACAGCGCGGCGGCCTGACGCGCCGCCGTCCCGCCGGGCATGGCCCGGCGCTACCGCGATGCACGCGACCGGACCCATCGTCGGTAGATCCACGCCATGCGTGGATGCGTTTGGCCGAATCGCAGGCAAAAAAAGACCCGGCAGAGGGAGGGATCTGCCGGGTCCGGATTGCATGGGGGGAGGGACCCATGCAATGAGCGTGGGCGTAACGTCAGTGGCTGTTGGCCGTGGCGTCCGCCGGGGATTCGTTGTGGCCCTGTACCAGTTCAGACCAGGCCTTTCCGGCCTGCAGGCCCAGATCGACCATGTCCTGCTGGGCCTGGCCCAGCCGCTGCAGGTTGTCCTGCCACAGCTGTGCGCCCTTGGGCAGCAAGCCTGCCGGGTCCTCGCTGCGGGCCAGTTCGCCCAGCCAGCCGCCGGTCGCGGTCAGGTTGCGTTCCATCACCTTCAACTGCACGCCGAACATGCTTTCCGCGTTCTCCAGCGCCATCCGGTTTGCACGGGTGGCGGCCGCCGCCAGCTGGCGGGTGGCATCACTGAAACGATCGGCGAAGGCGTTGGCCATGGCTGCGTCGAAGAAGTTGATGCAATGCAGCATACGCCGATCATGCGGCATTGCAACAAAAATAACGAAGGCGCCCGAGGCGCCTTCAAAATTCTTTCAGGATCAATGGCTTGATCAGCCGCCCGGGCCCCGGTAACGGCAGCCGGAGGTGCAGGTTTCGTGCACGGTGATCTCGCTCAGCGCGGGCAGTACCGGCTTCAGCTCGTTCCAGATCCACACGGCCAGGTTCTCGCTGGTGGGGTTTTCCAGGCCGGGAATGTCGTTCAGATAGTGGTGGTCCAGGCGCTCGTAGATCGGCTGGAAGGCCGCCTTCACGTCGCCGAAATCCATGATCCAGCCGGTCTGCGCGCCGGGCTCGCCTTCCACCTTCAGTTCCACCCGGAAGGAGTGGCCGTGCAGGCGCGCGCACTTGTGCCCCGGCGGCACGTTGGGGAGGCGATGCGCCGCCTCGAGCATGAAGACTTTGAAGATTTCCATGCCGCGATTGTACGCCGCCGGCCGGTCGCTGACCCGCCTGCATCGGTTGCTGATGTAAACATTTCATTTCCATCTTGATAAAGAGATGTTAGCTTCTCTTATATCCGTATGAAGAGATGTTATTGGTCCGGACCGGGCCAGGCATGGACTACTGCGGAACTTGTCGTCACCACCACCCCACGAACGTCATGCCCCAGAACACCCTCCTTGCAGCGGCCCTTGCGGCTGCCCTGGCCACGCCGTTGTCCGCGGCGGCCGACACCTCCACCGACGCCAGCGGCGAGGCCAGCACCCTGGCCGCCGTGCGCGTTACCGGTTCCAACATCAAGCGCTCGGACACCGAAGCCTCCAACCCCGTGCAGGTGATCGGCCACGAGCAGCTGCAGGCCAGCGGCAAGGCCACCGTGGCCGACGTGCTGCGCTCGATCTCGGCCAACACCGGCAACGCCGCCAACGAAACCACCAACAACGGCTGGGCGTCGGGTTCGGCCGGCATCGGCCTGCGCGGCCTTTCGCAGAAGAACACGCTGGTGCTGCTGAACGGCCGTCGCCTGGCCAACTACGGCTTCCCGGCCGGCGGCCTGTCGGACACCTTCGTCAACCTCAACGCGCTGCCGCTGGTGGCCGTTGAACGCATCGAAGTCCTCAAGGACGGCGCCTCGGCCGTGTACGGCTCCGACGCGGTGGCCGGCGTGGTCAACATCATCACCCGGCAGAACTTCCAGGGCGCCGAAGTCGGCGGCAGCACCGGCACCGCCGACCAGGGCGGGCTGGACGAACAGAAGCTGCATTTCGTCGGCGGAATCGGCGATCTGGACAAGGACGGCTACAACATCCTGGTCAGCCTGGAAGGCTACAACCGCGATCGCCTGGACCAGGACCAGCGCGACCTGACCAAGAGCGGCATCTACAGCGACCAGCCCGGCGGCCGCTGGAACGGCTGGTCGGCCAAAGGCGCCCGCTATCTGGTGAATGGCACTTCGGTGCCGATGCTGGACGCCAACGGCAACTGCCCCACCGGCACCACCCTGGTGGCCAGCGCGCCGATCGACGGCCTGGCCGGCAACACCTGCGGCTTCAACCAGGCGCCGTACACCACCCTCATTCCGTCCACCAAGCGCTGGCAGGCCTACGTCAACGGCACCTTCCGCGTCAGCGACAACGTAGAAGCCTTCGGCGAAGTGCTGTACAGCGATATCAAGGGCGTGTCCTGGTTTGGCAGCAGCCCTTACTTCACCCTGGAAAGTGGCCGCTTCGCGCTGAACGCCGATACCGGGCTGGCCGAACCGGTGTCCTCCAACCTGCCGGCCAGCAGCCCGTACAACCCGTATGGCCGCGCCATTCCCATCGAATACACCTTCTTCGACCTGGGCGGCACCATCAAGACCAACCGTTCGCAGGCCTACCGCGGCCTGGTCGGCCTGCGCGGCAGCACCGACAATTGGGATTGGGAAGTGGGCGCCTTCGGTGCACGCAGCAGCGAGCGCGAGACCGTGTCCGGCGGCTTCGCCAACCGCTGGGCGCTGGCCGACGCGCTGGCCACGGGCAGCTACAACCTGTTGAACCCGTCGGCCACCCCGGCCGAGGTCATCAACGCGATCAACATCAGCACGCTGCGCCCGGCCGAATCGGTGCTGCAGGGCATCGATGCCAAGGTGTCGGGCACGCTGGGCCGCACCTGGGCCGGTGATATCGGCTTCGCCGCCGGTGCCGAATGGCGCCGCGAGAAGCTGGATTCGGAGAACCCCTGGCAGATCGACGCCGGCCTGCAGATCCGCCCGGCCATCGCCGAAGTGCACGGCGAGCGCAAGGTGACCGCAGCCTACGCCGAAGTGAACGTACCGCTGGCCTCCACGCTCGAACTTTCCGCCGCCGCGCGCGCCGACCACTACAGCGATTTCGGCGATGCGTTCTCGCCGAAGCTGGGCCTGCGCTGGCAGCCGCTGGACATCCTGCTGGTGCGCGCCTCGGCCTCGAAGGGCTTCCGCGCGCCGTCGCTGTCGGAAAACTCGAACAGCACCAGCATTTCCTACG
This genomic window contains:
- a CDS encoding TonB-dependent receptor, with amino-acid sequence MPQNTLLAAALAAALATPLSAAADTSTDASGEASTLAAVRVTGSNIKRSDTEASNPVQVIGHEQLQASGKATVADVLRSISANTGNAANETTNNGWASGSAGIGLRGLSQKNTLVLLNGRRLANYGFPAGGLSDTFVNLNALPLVAVERIEVLKDGASAVYGSDAVAGVVNIITRQNFQGAEVGGSTGTADQGGLDEQKLHFVGGIGDLDKDGYNILVSLEGYNRDRLDQDQRDLTKSGIYSDQPGGRWNGWSAKGARYLVNGTSVPMLDANGNCPTGTTLVASAPIDGLAGNTCGFNQAPYTTLIPSTKRWQAYVNGTFRVSDNVEAFGEVLYSDIKGVSWFGSSPYFTLESGRFALNADTGLAEPVSSNLPASSPYNPYGRAIPIEYTFFDLGGTIKTNRSQAYRGLVGLRGSTDNWDWEVGAFGARSSERETVSGGFANRWALADALATGSYNLLNPSATPAEVINAINISTLRPAESVLQGIDAKVSGTLGRTWAGDIGFAAGAEWRREKLDSENPWQIDAGLQIRPAIAEVHGERKVTAAYAEVNVPLASTLELSAAARADHYSDFGDAFSPKLGLRWQPLDILLVRASASKGFRAPSLSENSNSTSISYGSVIDPRDPDVPGSRQNPTFFTVGNNDLKPERTRSYNLGFVLSPWSNTNLSVDYYKIELDNLVGTNNSQTLVTDNVPGAVLRDDRGKLLAVYNRYQNLSSLKTSGIDVELRQRIPTESFGDFTVSSAFTHVRDYRRPTVVGGPLVDYAGSNLGATLPKNKATTTLDWRYADVKAALTWYYTSGYDQKASTAAAAVQDRVDAYNQLDLYLAYTGFEQLTLYAKVQNLADKEPPYDASFPGIRAPYDFSQYDLRGRYFTVGFDYRF